One genomic window of Bacillus mycoides includes the following:
- a CDS encoding dienelactone hydrolase family protein codes for MKKKLALVAIHEIYGVNDHMQHVIDRFTSSHINVFCPNLLQSQHAFHYSDEEKAYQHFMNHIGFDDGKEQIEELITSLSSSYTHIGLLGFSVGATIAWLCSNNSKIDFIIGCYGSRIRDYVHIKPTCATLLIFPEQEASFSVSSLMQTLQQQNNPLLEINQLHGEHGFLNPYTEKYNEHSTKQAYNLIDSFLTQTI; via the coding sequence ATGAAGAAAAAATTAGCTCTCGTTGCTATTCATGAAATATACGGTGTAAACGATCATATGCAGCACGTTATAGACCGCTTCACTTCATCTCATATAAATGTATTTTGTCCTAACCTTCTACAATCACAACATGCATTTCATTATAGTGATGAAGAAAAAGCATATCAGCATTTTATGAATCACATTGGATTTGATGATGGAAAAGAGCAAATTGAAGAACTCATTACTAGCCTTTCTAGTAGTTATACACATATAGGACTTCTCGGTTTTAGCGTTGGGGCAACAATCGCTTGGCTCTGTAGTAACAATTCAAAAATAGATTTTATTATTGGGTGTTACGGTTCCCGTATACGTGACTATGTTCATATTAAACCTACATGTGCTACCTTACTTATTTTCCCTGAACAAGAAGCTAGTTTTTCAGTATCCTCCTTAATGCAAACATTGCAGCAACAAAATAACCCTTTATTAGAAATAAATCAACTACACGGTGAACATGGATTTTTAAATCCGTACACTGAAAAATATAACGAGCACTCTACAAAGCAAGCATACAACCTAATAGATTCGTTTCTTACGCAAACAATATGA
- a CDS encoding antibiotic biosynthesis monooxygenase family protein, with translation MENAPQKTNHYYAVIFTSNLSNDTTDYSTVAGKMEDLAKQQPGFLGVESARGNSGLGITISYWESLEAIENWKRNALHKEAKKRGREQWYENFHLRICLVEKEYKFHRGTL, from the coding sequence ATGGAAAATGCTCCACAAAAAACGAATCATTATTATGCAGTTATATTCACTTCAAATCTATCCAATGATACAACAGACTATAGTACCGTTGCCGGAAAAATGGAGGACCTTGCGAAACAGCAACCTGGATTTTTAGGTGTCGAAAGCGCACGTGGTAATTCGGGACTCGGAATTACCATTTCTTATTGGGAGTCACTTGAAGCAATTGAAAATTGGAAAAGGAACGCCTTACATAAAGAAGCGAAAAAAAGAGGCCGTGAGCAATGGTATGAAAACTTCCATCTGCGTATCTGCCTTGTTGAAAAAGAATATAAGTTTCATAGAGGTACATTGTAA